The nucleotide sequence ATTAAATAAATGCCTTGAATTAATGGGGTAAGATCAATACGTCCTGACTGAAGCAGCCGGATGCTATCCCGCCAGTCAAGTTTCGTATGGCCGTATGAACCTTTTACTGTAATTTCCTTATAAGCAATTTTCATAAAATCAACCGTTAAAGGGTGGCTCCAAGTTCCGATTTGGACATAAGTGCCGCCCGTTCTGCTTAGCTCTAATCCTTTATTAACACCGCCAGCCGTTCCGGTGCATTCAAGCACGATATCTGGACCATCCCCATTCGTCAACTCCAACAATGTCTTTTCATCGTTTTCCTTTTCCGCATCAATTATCAAATCTGCGCCCAGCTCCCGAGCTAACGTAAGTTTTTTCTGATCTTTTGAAAGCCCGGAAATCGCAACAGTCGCACCGTTCGCTTTACTTAGTAACAACGCGATTAATCCGATTGGGCCGGGTCCGATGACAAGCACAACATCCGATGGCTTAATCGTAATAGAACGAAGGGCATGAACGACCACTGCAAGCGGTTCAATCATCGCAGCAGTTGTTAAGTCAATCTCCTTAGGAAGAATATGAATTTGATCTTTATGAACCCTTACATATTCGGCAAATGCACCATTTTGCTCGAAGCCAAGACGATTCTTTTCACTGCATACATTCGTTTTACCCTCAATGCACATCCTACACCTTCCACAATGTGAGATACCTGGTCGTGCTGTCACATTTGTGCTGACAGGCAATCCCTCTACACCTTCTCCTACCGCCGCGACTTGTCCACTAAATTCGTGCCCGAGAATAATCGGCCATTTAATATTGGGATATTTCCCTTGGTAAATTTTCAAATCAGTGCCACAAATCCCTGCTGCATTCACCTTTACAATAACTTCATTTGGTCCTGGTTCTAGTTCATCAGTGTGCTTTAATGACATATCATACGCTTTTGGGCTATCCATATAAATCGCTTTCATAAAGCCATCCTCCTTCTCTAAAAAGATTGCGGATTGCGGAATAAGTAAACGCCATTTGGTATAAGTTAATAATAAAGCGACTAAATAAGGTTTGTCAATTAACTTTTTAGAATATTTAAAATAAAAAACACAGCACATTGCTATTATAGCTATATGCTGTGTCTTTATTTTTGCAGTCCCATTTCTCTTGAGAGGTTATTCGCTGCTTCTTTCGTAATTTTGACGATTTCTGGGAAACGTTCATTGCTAAACCTCTGTTCAATACCGCCAACGCTAAAAGCAGCAACAACTGAACCTAAATGATTGAATATAGGGACGCCAATTGCAGCCGTATTCTGATATGTCTCATTACTGCTAAACGAATATCCTTTTTCTCTAATCCGAACTAACCTGTTTTTCAACGCCTCTGTTTTTTCTTTGCTTAATTTAAGCAGCTCAAAAACTTCAGCTTGTCTTTCGGATTCCATATAAGCAAGTATTGCTAGCGGGCCTCCACCGCGATTAAGCGGAAGCACATCTCCAATATGTGTTGTATTTGCTTGGATAAAATACTCTCCTTTCACAGTTTCAATACAATATGCCTGATTGTTGCGCTCAATGAATAAATAAGAGTTATCTCCCAGTTTATTTGATATATCAGTCAAATACTTCTTTGCCCGGCTTGGCAAATCAATTGCGTGCATAACTTGGCTGCCAATCGTAAATAGTTCTATGCCTAAACGATAGTATGGAATCTTTCCAACATAGACTTTCTCTAAAAAACCAATTTTGCAAAGCGTGTTGCAAAATCGCATGGCTGTTGTTTTTGTATATCCAGCTTTAATATGAATATCATGCAGCGTTAGCATCGGCTCGTCTTTATTAAAAAGTTTTAATATAACGGCTGCCTTTTCAATTGATTGAATAATAGACTTATCTCTCATTTCTTTATTTCAATCCCCTTATAAAAAGTCATCTTAATTTATACTAATATAATTCAGACTATTGGAGGATTGCAAATTAAAAAATGAGGTGTATCCATCAAAAGGAAGGCCATGCCTTTCCTTTACTAAGATCCACTACTTGATGATAGGGCTGAAACTATTCGATGCCAGCCCTCTTTTCTGCTTCCCCCCAAAACCATGTAATGTCCCGGATCGAAGCTTTGTATAGTTCATCATAGCTATTAAACCCAAGTTCTTTTATCCATTGATAAAGTGATGATGCTTTCTTCGTTGGAAACTATACTGCTTTCGCGCTAATTTTACCTCACCCCTACTGTGACATCCTCTCTCCATTGAAATGGAGAGCTTCCTTGTGAAATTTCGGTAGCTGCTCACTCCGACAGAGGCACGGATGAAGAGATATTCGTGCCCGTTGTTCCATTTCTGACCTGTCTTCATTATGACAGCTAAAGGTCGTGCCACAACGACCCTCCTGCATAGGATTATACCTTGCAGGCACCTGGTCTATCGTTCTATTGAACTACACCGCCAGGCTCGTGCTTCTTGCGATGTTTTTTGCCGCATTTAAATCGGCATGACAAACATATTCACATTGTTTGCAATGGAATTTGCTCTTATGGCGATTCCTTTTATCCGCATACCCGCAATGAAAACAAGTTTGGCTTGTCTTGTAGGGATTGATATCTATGACTGGAATGTTATGTTTGGCTGCCTTTTGTTTAATGAACATTTTCAATTGATAAAAAGGCCAGGAGTGAATGGTCCTATCTACTTGTTTCGTTGTTTTACACGTTTTTCGGATGTTTTCGAGCTGCTCCATTTGAATCATAGGTTGGTCAAATTGCAAGCAAAATGTGATGATGTCATGGGCTAATTTGCGGTTGTAGTCCGTCATCCAACGCCTTTCTTTATTCCCGATTTGTTCGATTGCACGCTGTGCTTTCTTTTTACCTAGAGAACGTCTCAAGGATCTGAAATGGCGCCTGATGTAACCGACTTCTTTTCCACTGAACCATTGCCGCT is from Pueribacillus theae and encodes:
- a CDS encoding RNA-guided endonuclease TnpB family protein, which encodes MLNGEKLTSKNVPFPLKSTIKNEAIRRAKKAVSDYKKEAAKSIPVFKADTPISINNQNWDTQCKRGHWYIGFTTSAGKKYLPVHEADWVNTYFPYLTKPNRNFRGTIQLLRRRRNWYVAIPIEISCDIQQSSQNKETQRTPIGIDLGLRHIAVIMELQSGKRQWFSGKEVGYIRRHFRSLRRSLGKKKAQRAIEQIGNKERRWMTDYNRKLAHDIITFCLQFDQPMIQMEQLENIRKTCKTTKQVDRTIHSWPFYQLKMFIKQKAAKHNIPVIDINPYKTSQTCFHCGYADKRNRHKSKFHCKQCEYVCHADLNAAKNIARSTSLAV
- a CDS encoding zinc-dependent alcohol dehydrogenase gives rise to the protein MKAIYMDSPKAYDMSLKHTDELEPGPNEVIVKVNAAGICGTDLKIYQGKYPNIKWPIILGHEFSGQVAAVGEGVEGLPVSTNVTARPGISHCGRCRMCIEGKTNVCSEKNRLGFEQNGAFAEYVRVHKDQIHILPKEIDLTTAAMIEPLAVVVHALRSITIKPSDVVLVIGPGPIGLIALLLSKANGATVAISGLSKDQKKLTLARELGADLIIDAEKENDEKTLLELTNGDGPDIVLECTGTAGGVNKGLELSRTGGTYVQIGTWSHPLTVDFMKIAYKEITVKGSYGHTKLDWRDSIRLLQSGRIDLTPLIQGIYLMDEWEKAFKDAESGEKAKILIKP
- a CDS encoding IclR family transcriptional regulator translates to MRDKSIIQSIEKAAVILKLFNKDEPMLTLHDIHIKAGYTKTTAMRFCNTLCKIGFLEKVYVGKIPYYRLGIELFTIGSQVMHAIDLPSRAKKYLTDISNKLGDNSYLFIERNNQAYCIETVKGEYFIQANTTHIGDVLPLNRGGGPLAILAYMESERQAEVFELLKLSKEKTEALKNRLVRIREKGYSFSSNETYQNTAAIGVPIFNHLGSVVAAFSVGGIEQRFSNERFPEIVKITKEAANNLSREMGLQK